The Rhodothermales bacterium genome window below encodes:
- a CDS encoding DNA-processing protein DprA, with amino-acid sequence MDAALEAGGTVCGVLSDSLEKQALKRDYREALLQGRLVLVSPFDPRSGFLVGHAMQRNKLIYALADAALVVNAAYNEGGTWAGAVEQLDKLRCVRVFVRSSGTPNKALDVLRSKGAHPWPDPDTPEAMRALLQVAADVSGSGLREAPSLFDSVPAEPAERPSMVREPAAGFQAEPRATEVMPRADSQEARLLDGSVSPAVSPAEHLFETVRSIALVALREPMGEAEFATAIGVATSQARIWLDRLVSEGLAEKLARPSRYRLTAAPR; translated from the coding sequence ATGGACGCCGCCCTGGAAGCCGGCGGTACTGTTTGTGGCGTGCTTTCTGACAGCCTGGAAAAACAAGCGCTTAAACGCGACTACCGAGAGGCTCTGTTACAGGGCCGACTCGTGCTGGTGTCGCCCTTCGATCCGCGGTCGGGATTCCTGGTAGGCCACGCCATGCAACGAAACAAGCTGATCTACGCACTCGCCGACGCTGCGCTGGTGGTGAACGCCGCATATAACGAGGGCGGTACGTGGGCCGGCGCCGTGGAGCAGCTCGACAAGCTGCGCTGTGTCCGGGTTTTTGTTCGATCGAGTGGCACTCCAAACAAGGCGCTGGACGTGCTGCGATCGAAAGGAGCACACCCCTGGCCGGATCCCGATACTCCCGAGGCGATGCGCGCGCTTCTTCAGGTAGCTGCGGATGTTTCAGGCTCAGGTTTGCGCGAAGCGCCGTCCCTGTTCGATAGTGTCCCGGCCGAGCCCGCCGAGCGGCCGTCGATGGTGCGTGAGCCGGCCGCGGGGTTTCAGGCCGAACCACGTGCGACCGAGGTGATGCCTCGGGCCGATAGCCAGGAGGCACGTTTGCTGGACGGAAGTGTAAGTCCAGCCGTAAGTCCAGCCGAACACCTGTTTGAAACGGTACGGAGCATCGCCCTCGTGGCACTCCGTGAACCGATGGGCGAAGCCGAATTTGCCACCGCGATCGGCGTAGCAACAAGCCAGGCGAGGATCTGGCTGGACCGGCTTGTCTCGGAAGGACTTGCTGAAAAATTGGCGCGCCCCTCGCGATACCGCCTCACCGCAGCCCCTCGATAA
- a CDS encoding DNA-processing protein DprA: MDTPLSSNTKAILLLTAPLLLGKGAEGPKLLSLGEYNRLAHFLREQNAEPADLLSPNAHELVNAGGAIVEPGRLESLLERGFLLSQVVEHWQSRAIWVASRADNSYPRRLKSRLREYAPAILYGAGASTLLDGGGLGVVGSRDADDGLIQFTRSVGALAASASQSIVSGGGERHRSCGDGRRPGSRRYCLWRAF, translated from the coding sequence ATGGACACCCCGCTTTCATCCAACACGAAAGCCATCCTCCTGCTCACCGCCCCCCTGCTGCTGGGCAAGGGCGCGGAAGGCCCCAAATTGCTTTCGCTCGGTGAATACAACCGCCTTGCGCATTTCCTGCGCGAACAAAACGCGGAGCCGGCCGACCTCCTCTCGCCAAACGCCCACGAACTAGTAAACGCTGGTGGCGCCATCGTTGAACCCGGTCGCCTGGAGTCGCTTCTTGAGCGAGGCTTCCTGCTGAGCCAGGTAGTCGAACACTGGCAATCGCGCGCCATCTGGGTCGCCAGCCGGGCCGACAACTCGTATCCCCGTCGCCTGAAATCGAGACTCCGCGAGTATGCGCCCGCCATTCTATACGGAGCCGGCGCGAGCACCTTGCTGGACGGGGGAGGGTTGGGCGTCGTGGGTTCGCGCGATGCGGACGATGGGTTGATTCAGTTTACCCGCTCGGTTGGCGCTCTGGCCGCCTCCGCCTCCCAGAGCATTGTATCGGGGGGGGGCGAAAGGCATCGATCATGCGGCGATGGACGCCGCCCTGGAAGCCGGCGGTACTGTTTGTGGCGTGCTTTCTGA